In Phragmites australis chromosome 24, lpPhrAust1.1, whole genome shotgun sequence, the following are encoded in one genomic region:
- the LOC133907845 gene encoding disease resistance protein RGA2-like: MEAAISAIASEIFSRILSLLSKKYRDHTAMDEKLKRLQQLLLRIHAVVDEADGRYITNPTMLIQLKLLVESMYRGYHMVDIFKYKSLWEKIRHEEGVLQNLEAAIANMTEFVVLLGGCDPCRRPYDTYLYTDNFMFGRHVEKQHIINILLQDRGRHGAPMVLPVIGGCRVGKKTLVSHVCKNDRIQSHFSLILFINGDSIWRIMDHEKFRNGRTLVVIEFFTDVDDDDWVKFYSNVTRLAAEGSKVIIISRIQNLARFGTVKAVFLNSLSREEYSYLFKMLAFGSIDENNHPRLASIANELAVVLGGSLITANVIADLLRRKYDAQFWLRILQRFKVMVDNNLLMYGEHPKDILENERPIDITSFISSYHSALRLMPPRIEKDESSERKLAHIAFGDLITGCIAVPNDRFVLVTWESRIPPYTKLVADVECAEETHECSTSTRKRRSSVRFPQGN, encoded by the exons ATGGAGGCAGCCATATCAGCAATCGCAAGTGAAATATTTAGCCGAATACTCTCCTTGCTGAGCAAGAAGTACAGGGACCATACTGCCATGGATGAGAAGCTGAAACGATTGCAGCAACTCCTATTGAGGATCCATGCTGTTGTCGATGAGGCAGATGGAAGATATATTACTAATCCTACTATGCTAATTCAACTCAAGTTGCTTGTGGAGAGCATGTATCGAGGGTACCATATGGTAGACATCTTCAAGTACAAATCTCTTTGGGAGAAAATCAGACATGAAGAG GGTGTACTGCAAAATTTGGAGGCCGCTATTGCTAACATGACTGAGTTTGTTGTGCTCTTGGGAGGATGTGATCCTTGTCGCAGGCCCTACGACACTTACCTCTACACCGACAACTTCATGTTTGGTCGCCATGTTGAGAAGCAGCACATCATCAACATCTTATTGCAAGATCGTGGACGACATGGTGCTCCTATGGTGCTTCCAGTCATTGGTGGTTGCAGGGTTGGTAAgaaaactttggttagccatgtGTGCAAGAATGATCGTATCCAATCCCACTTCTCTTTGATACTATTCATTAATGGAGATAGCATATGGAGAATAATGGATCATGAGAAGTTCCGTAACGGGAGGACTTTAGTTGTTATTGAATTTTTTACagatgtggatgatgatgattggGTAAAGTTCTATTCAAATGTAACACGTTTGGCAGCTGAAGGTAGCAAAGTGATAATCATAagtagaattcaaaatcttgcAAGGTTTGGAACCGTAAAGGCAGTTTTCCTAAATAGTTTGTCCCGTGAGGAGTACAGTTACCTCTTCAAAATGTTAGCTTTTGGAAGCATAGATGAAAACAATCATCCCCGCTTAGCATCAATAGCAAATGAGCTAGCAGTAGTACTGGGAGGGTCACTCATAACTGCGAATGTCATTGCTGATTTGCTGCGAAGGAAATATGATGCTCAGTTCTGGCTTCGCATACTGCAGCGGTTCAAGGTGATGGTGGATAATAACTTATTAATGTACGGCGAACATCCGAAAGATATCCTCGAGAATGAGCGCCCAATAGACATCACCTCATTTATCTCTTCGTATCACTCTGCTCTTCGTCTGATGCCCCCTCGAATTGAAAAGGATGAATCCTCAGAAAGGAAGTTAGCTCATATCGCCTTTGGAGACCTGATAACTGGATGTATTGCTGTACCCAATGATCGGTTTGTCTTAGTTACGTGGGAGTCACGGATACCTCCATATACAAAGCTTGTTGCTGACGTTGAATGTGCAGAGGAGACGCATGAATGTTCTACCTCCACGAGGAAGCGTCGATCCAGCGTTCGATTTCCACAAGGGAACTAA